A region of Paenibacillus thiaminolyticus DNA encodes the following proteins:
- the glmM gene encoding phosphoglucosamine mutase has protein sequence MGKYFGTDGVRGIANTELTAELAYKIGRCGGYVLTGKAATKPKVVIGMDTRVSGRMLEASLTAGLLSIGADVVQLGVVTTPAVAYLTRELGADAGVMISASHNPVEDNGIKFFGRDGFKLLDETELEIERLMDAEVDELPRPIGSELGTVTTDTEAKWRYVEYLKSTVKHRFDGLKIVLDCANGAAYELAPRLFRDLGAEVIAIGAEPNGLNINAECGSTHPEHLRREVLKHEADLGLAFDGDADRLIAIDGAGEEVDGDFVLLICGEAMKKEGRLKQDTIVTTVMSNIGFFKAAGSLELNTAKTGVGDRYVMEEMRRGDYNLGGEQSGHVIFLDYNTTGDGMLTGIQLVDTLKGSGKKLSEARQLMRKFPQVLVNVRVEDKSKYKDNPVIEEAIASVERELGDNGRVLVRPSGTESLIRVMAEGPEVNVVEGYVKQIADVILQELSVSN, from the coding sequence ATGGGGAAATATTTCGGTACAGACGGCGTCCGCGGTATTGCCAATACGGAGCTTACTGCGGAGCTTGCTTATAAAATCGGCCGCTGCGGCGGTTATGTATTAACAGGAAAGGCAGCCACGAAGCCTAAGGTGGTTATCGGCATGGACACCCGGGTATCGGGACGCATGCTGGAGGCCTCGCTGACCGCCGGTCTGCTGTCCATTGGGGCAGATGTGGTCCAGCTCGGCGTCGTGACGACGCCGGCTGTCGCTTATCTGACCCGCGAGCTGGGGGCGGATGCAGGCGTCATGATCTCCGCTTCCCATAATCCGGTGGAGGATAATGGAATCAAGTTCTTCGGCCGTGACGGCTTCAAGCTGCTGGACGAGACCGAATTGGAGATCGAGCGCCTGATGGATGCGGAGGTCGACGAGCTTCCTCGTCCGATTGGCAGCGAGCTTGGGACGGTCACTACCGACACGGAAGCGAAATGGCGTTATGTCGAATATTTGAAGTCAACGGTGAAGCATCGGTTCGACGGCCTCAAGATCGTGCTGGACTGCGCGAATGGAGCGGCGTATGAATTAGCTCCCCGCTTGTTCCGCGATCTTGGCGCCGAGGTTATTGCGATTGGCGCCGAGCCGAATGGCTTGAATATCAATGCCGAGTGCGGCTCGACTCATCCGGAGCATTTGAGGCGGGAGGTCTTGAAGCATGAGGCGGATCTCGGATTGGCCTTCGACGGAGATGCCGATCGGCTGATTGCCATCGATGGAGCGGGAGAAGAAGTAGACGGCGACTTCGTGCTGCTCATCTGCGGCGAGGCGATGAAGAAGGAAGGCCGCTTGAAGCAGGATACGATCGTGACGACTGTCATGAGCAATATCGGCTTCTTCAAGGCCGCCGGCAGTCTGGAGCTGAATACGGCCAAAACGGGGGTCGGGGATCGCTATGTGATGGAAGAGATGCGCCGCGGGGACTATAACCTGGGCGGGGAGCAATCCGGCCACGTTATCTTCCTGGACTACAATACGACAGGCGACGGGATGCTGACCGGTATTCAATTGGTTGACACGCTGAAGGGCAGCGGCAAGAAGCTGAGCGAAGCCCGGCAATTGATGCGCAAGTTCCCGCAGGTGCTCGTGAACGTGCGGGTTGAGGATAAGAGCAAGTATAAAGACAATCCGGTTATCGAAGAGGCGATTGCTTCGGTGGAGCGGGAATTGGGGGATAACGGCCGCGTGCTCGTGCGTCCGTCGGGTACGGAGTCGCTCATTCGCGTTATGGCCGAAGGCCCGGAAGTCAATGTTGTCGAAGGATATGTCAAGCAGATTGCAGACGTGATCTTGCAGGAATTGAGCGTATCGAACTAG
- a CDS encoding CdaR family protein produces MDKWLMNNTSAKVIALLIGVLLFIVVHKDDPASVSVPPLMETRWIDNVQVRTVGLDTKQQEIQSITPDSVRIQVRGKRTTIAAALPENYKVILDLTGYGPGKHVVQLQHDFPPGIELQAMQPSSVTVELEDVQTKEFEIQVRTQGAAAQGYKPGTPIVSPSNRVHVTLPASRMTEVAAVAAAVNIEGANESVIAKRVKLTAYNDRGKEIEDAVITPSVVEIEVPITKPFKTVPLQLDLVGQLPDGLAVSSLVPSVNQITLYGPQEVLNKIEFFDGVQVNLKQIDQAGQYKLNVTLTPPPNIEKIEPSEITVDAVVSAVKQKVITGVPITLTGENDRLETSIVEPATRKLDVTVVGAPNLIDEMTASDVQLIANVNDLPAGTHTINVQVNLPRFVRRAEQTPLTVTVEIRDKGEPVTTDPAPEGGGEPDNGTHGATEGNHPGTDTTEPNRSNHEEDQTPEEETSTDPGPGDDTLTQE; encoded by the coding sequence GGTTATCGCGCTTCTCATCGGGGTGCTGCTGTTCATCGTCGTGCATAAGGATGATCCGGCGAGTGTCTCGGTTCCTCCGCTTATGGAGACGCGATGGATTGACAACGTCCAGGTACGGACCGTCGGCTTGGATACGAAGCAGCAGGAGATCCAGTCGATTACGCCGGATTCGGTGCGGATTCAGGTGCGTGGGAAGCGAACCACGATCGCCGCCGCGCTGCCTGAGAATTATAAGGTGATTCTCGACTTGACCGGCTATGGGCCGGGGAAGCATGTCGTGCAGCTGCAGCATGATTTCCCTCCGGGCATCGAGCTTCAGGCGATGCAGCCGTCGAGTGTCACGGTCGAGCTGGAGGATGTGCAGACGAAGGAGTTCGAGATTCAGGTCCGGACCCAAGGAGCGGCTGCCCAAGGGTATAAGCCGGGCACGCCGATTGTCTCCCCGTCGAACCGGGTTCATGTGACGCTGCCTGCGTCGCGGATGACCGAGGTGGCTGCTGTCGCTGCTGCCGTCAATATCGAGGGGGCCAACGAGTCGGTGATTGCCAAGCGCGTGAAGCTAACGGCCTATAATGACCGCGGGAAGGAAATCGAGGATGCGGTCATTACGCCATCGGTCGTAGAGATTGAAGTTCCGATTACGAAGCCGTTCAAGACGGTTCCGCTTCAATTGGATCTGGTCGGGCAGCTTCCGGACGGACTGGCCGTCTCTTCACTGGTGCCGAGCGTCAACCAGATTACGCTATATGGCCCTCAGGAAGTATTGAATAAGATCGAATTTTTCGACGGGGTTCAAGTGAATTTGAAGCAAATCGACCAGGCCGGACAATATAAGCTGAACGTAACATTGACGCCGCCGCCGAACATTGAGAAAATAGAACCGAGTGAGATTACGGTGGATGCCGTCGTGTCCGCCGTGAAGCAGAAGGTGATTACCGGTGTTCCGATTACGCTCACCGGGGAGAATGACCGACTGGAGACATCGATTGTGGAACCGGCTACCCGCAAGCTTGATGTCACCGTTGTCGGTGCGCCGAACCTGATCGACGAGATGACAGCCAGCGATGTTCAGCTTATCGCGAATGTCAATGATTTGCCGGCAGGCACGCATACGATCAACGTTCAGGTCAATCTGCCCCGCTTCGTAAGGCGCGCGGAACAGACTCCGCTCACGGTAACTGTCGAGATTCGGGATAAGGGGGAGCCCGTCACGACAGATCCCGCTCCGGAAGGCGGCGGCGAGCCGGATAACGGAACGCACGGCGCTACGGAAGGGAATCACCCAGGTACAGACACAACCGAGCCGAACCGCTCGAACCATGAGGAAGATCAGACGCCGGAAGAAGAGACTTCTACCGATCCCGGTCCCGGCGATGATACGCTCACTCAGGAATGA